The Hippocampus zosterae strain Florida chromosome 20, ASM2543408v3, whole genome shotgun sequence genome contains a region encoding:
- the mak gene encoding serine/threonine-protein kinase MAK isoform X2 has translation MNRYTTLKQLGDGTYGSVLMGRSNESGELVAIKRMKRKFYSWEECMNLREVKSLKKLNHANVVKLKEVIRENDHLYFVFEYMKENLYQLMKDRRKLFPESVIRNISFQILQGLSFIHKHGFFHRDMKPENLLCMGPELVKIADFGLAREIRSKPPYTDYVSTRWYRAPEVLLRSSTYSSPVDLWAVGCIMAELYTLRPLFPGNSEVDEIFKICQVLGTVKKLDWPEGYKLASAMNFRFPQCVPTPLKTLVPNASREAISLMKDLLQWDPKKRPTAVQALRYPYFQLGQVSGPRPHSQEAKTIQARQVIQKPAPEMDPELSRSGAKATQQPLQQICRAQAKEASVANENKLGPGGAGAAKNGRRRWGQAAVKTSDGSDDPEPSGAVAFHSEKPSLGNSEEERNSNQLWPRARDHHQPLYSFRTITKLPHNVTLGPVEPNHAGSAARQHYLSQSRYLPGLIGKTRPTAGEKAQSGVTLRDLWENSSDAVNKALVPIRAGLAVNRANPGNFVTTKYNLSAAYIPSLQKKEVGAVGQRIQLAPLAGRHTVNPSSSPDIKKDRAKCSKPKSISSLSETNEDYEAWKTRTDRNQALKGSNYSALGKTSGNRMTRAPAVQPVHGRVDWTSKYGGNR, from the exons ATGAACCGCTACACCACCTTAAAGCAGCTGGGTGACGGCACTTACGGCAGCGTGCTGATGGGGAGAAGCAACGAATCTGGAGAACTTGTTGCGATTAAAAG aatgaAAAGGAAGTTTTATTCGTGGGAGGAATGTATGAACCTAAGAGAGGTGAAG TCGCTGAAGAAGCTGAACCATGCCAATGTGGTCAAGTTAAAGGAAGTCATCAGGGAGAATGATCATCTGTACTTTGTTTTTGAATACATGAAGGAGAACCTCTATCAGCTCATGAAGGACAG AAGGAAATTATTCCCCGAATCAGTGATAAGAAACATAAGCTTTCAGATATTACAAGGCCTGTCATTTATTCACAAACATG GTTTCTTCCACCGAGACATGAAGCCAGAAAATCTCTTGTGCATGGGCCCAGAGCTGGTGAAAATAGCAGATTTTGGACTGGCTCGGGAGATCCGCTCCAAGCCTCCCTATACGGACTACGTGTCGACAAGATG GTACCGAGCGCCGGAGGTTCTGCTCAGGTCGTCTACTTACAGCTCTCCGGTTGACTTGTGGGCTGTAGGATGCATCATGGCGGAACTCTACACGCTCAGGCCTCTTTTCCCGGGGAACAGTGAAGTGGACGAGATTTTCAAGATCTGCCAAGTCCTCGGCACTGTCAAGAAG CTGGATTGGCCCGAGGGCTACAAACTGGCTTCAGCCATGAACTTTCGCTTCCCTCAATGTGTGCCGACGCCACTGAAGACGCTCGTTCCCAATGCTAGCAGAGAGGCCATTAGCCTGATGAAGGACCTGCTGCAGTGGGATCCCAAAAAACGACCCACCGCTGTCCAG GCTCTGCGATACCCGTATTTCCAGCTCGGACAGGTCTCGGGTCCTCGTCCTCACAGCCAAGAGGCCAAGACGATCCAGGCCCGGCAAGTAATTCAGAAGCCGGCCCCAGAGATGGACCCCGAGCTGTCCCGTTCGGGGGCCAAAGCTACCCAGCAGCCTCTGCAGCAAATCTGCCGGGCTCAAGCT AAAGAAGCATCGGTGGCCAATGAAAACAAGCTCGGTCCGGGCGGAGCAGGCGCGGCCAAGAACGGAAGACGCCGCTGGGGCCAGGCGGCCGTCAAGACATCAGACGGCTCGGATGATCCCGAGCCGTCGGGCGCGGTCGCTTTTCATTCCGAGAAGCCCAGTTTGGGCAactcggaggaggagaggaactCAAATCAACTTTGGCCGCG GGCCAGGGACCATCATCAGCCTCTGTATTCCTTCAGGACAATTACAAAACTACCTCACAACGTTACGCTTGGTCCAGTGGAGCCCAATCACGCAGGATCTGCGGCGCGCCAGCATTACCTCAGCCAATCCAGATACCTGCCTG GTTTGATCGGCAAGACTCGGCCAACGGCAGGAGAAAAGGCGCAGAGCGGCGTGACGTTACGGGACTTGTGGGAGAACTCTTCCGACGCCGTCAACAAGGCACTTGTTCCCATCCGAGCGGGATTGGCCGTCAACAGAGCCAACCCAG GGAACTTTGTGACCACCAAGTATAACCTGTCCGCCGCTTACATCCCCTCGCTACAAAAGAAAGAGGTGGGCGCCGTGGGACAGAGGATCCAGCTAGCTCCTTTAGCGGGCCGTCACACAG TCAATCCTTCCTCCTCTCCCGACATTAAAAAAGACCGAGCAAAATGTTCAAAACCAAAGTCCATCTCCTCTTTAAGTGAAACGAATGAAG ATTACGAGGCTTGGAAGACGAGGACAGACAGAAATCAGGCGCTGAAAGGGAGCAACTACTCTGCTCTGGGGAAGACTTCGGGGAACCGCATGACCAGAGCTCCCGCCGTCCAGCCGGTCCACGGCAGGGTGGACTGGACTTCCAAGTATGGTGGAAATCGGTAG